Genomic DNA from Klebsiella variicola:
TGAATGTGATCCGCGTGATGCTCTCCGAACTGTTCCGCATCAACAGCCACCTGCTGTATATCTCGACCTTTATTCAGGACGTCGGCGCGATGACGCCGGTCTTCTTCGCCTTTACCGATCGGCAGAAAATTTACGATCTGGTGGAAGCGATTACCGGGTTCCGTATGCACCCGGCGTGGTTCCGCATCGGCGGTGTCGCGCACGATCTGCCGCGTGGCTGGGATCGCCTGCTGCGGGAATTCCTCGAGTGGATGCCGAAGCGTCTGGATTCTTACGAGAAAGCCGCGCTGCGCAACACTATTCTGAAAGGCCGTTCCGTCGGCGTGGCAGCCTATACCGCCAAAGAGGCGCTGGAGTGGGGCACCACCGGCGCAGGCCTGCGCGCCACCGGTATCGGCTTCGACGTGCGTAAATGGCGTCCTTATTCTGGCTATGAAAACTTCGACTTCGAAGTCCCGACCGGGGGCGGCGTCTCTGACTGCTACACCCGCGTGATGCTGAAAGTCGAAGAGCTGCGCCAGAGCCTGCGCATTCTTCAGCAGTGCCTCGATAACATGCCGGAAGGCCCGTTCAAAGCGGATCACCCGCTGACCACGCCGCCGCCGAAAGAGCGCACGCTGCAGCATATCGAAACCCTGATCACCCACTTCCTGCAGGTATCGTGGGGCCCGGTGATGCCGGCCAACGAATCCTTCCAGATGATTGAGGCGACCAAAGGGATTAACAGTTACTACCTGACCAGCGACGGCAGCACCATGAGCTACCGTACCCGCGTGCGTACGCCGAGCTTTGCGCATCTGCAGCAGATCCCGTCGGCGATCCGCGGCAGCCTGGTATCCGACCTGATCGTCTATCTGGGTAGTATCGATTTTGTTATGTCAGACGTGGACCGCTAATTATGCACGAGAATCAACAACCACAAACCGAGGCTTTTGAGCTGAGTGCGGCTGAGCGTGAGGCTATTGAGCACGAGAAGCACCACTACGAAGACCCGCGTGCGGCGTCCATCGAAGCGCTGAAAATTGTCCAAAAACAGCGCGGCTGGGTGCCGGATGGCGCGATCTATGCGATCGCCGATGTGCTGGGGATCCCGGCCAGTGACGTCGAAGGCGTGGCAACATTTTACAGCCAGATTTTCCGTCAGCCGGTTGGCCGTCACGTGATCCGCTACTGCGACAGCGTGGTGTGCCATATCACCGGTTATCAAGGTATTCAGGCTGCGATTGAGAAGAAGCTCAATATCAAGCCAGGGCAGACCACCTTCGATGGCCGCTTCACGCTGCTGCCGACCTGTTGCCTGGGCAACTGCGACAAGGGACCGACCATGATGATTGATGAGGATACTCACAGTCATCTGACGCCGGAGGCAATTCCTGACCTGCTGGAGCAGTACAAATGAAAACCGTAATTCGTACTGCGGAAACGCATCCGCTCACCTGGCGTCTGCGCGACGACAAGCAGCCGGTATGGCTGGACGAATATCGCAGCAAAAACGGTTACGAAGGGGCACGTAAAGCCCTGACCGGGATGGCGCCGGATGAGATTGTCACGGCGGTAAAAGACGCTGGCCTGAAAGGGCGCGGCGGCGCGGGCTTCTCCACGGGTCTGAAGTGGAGCCTGATGCCGAAAGACGAATCCATGAACATCCGTTACCTGCTGTGTAACGCCGATGAAATGGAGCCGGGCACCTATAAAGACCGTCTGCTGATGGAGCAGCTGCCGCACCTGCTGGTGGAAGGCATGCTGATCTCCGCGTTTGCGCTGAAAGCGTACCGCGGCTACATCTTCCTGCGCGGCGAATATATCGAAGCGGCCCAGCATCTGCGTCGTGCGATTGCCGAAGCCACTGAAGCGGGCCTGTTGGGGAAAAACATCCTTGGCACCGGGTTTGACTTCGAACTGTTTGTCCACACCGGGGCAGGGCGCTATATCTGCGGTGAAGAGACGGCGCTGATCAACTCCCTGGAAGGCCGGCGTGCTAACCCGCGCTCCAAGCCGCCGTTCCCGGCGAGCTCCGGCGTGTGGGGCAAGCCGACTTGCGTCAACAACGTGGAAACCCTGTGCAACGTGCCGGCGATCCTCGCCAACGGCGTCGAGTGGTACCAGAACATTTCCACCAGCAAAGATGCTGGCACCAAGCTGATGGGCTTCTCCGGCCGGGTGAAGAATCCAGGCGTCTGGGAGCTGCCGTTCGGCACCACCGCGCGTGAGATCCTCGAA
This window encodes:
- the nuoE gene encoding NADH-quinone oxidoreductase subunit NuoE — encoded protein: MHENQQPQTEAFELSAAEREAIEHEKHHYEDPRAASIEALKIVQKQRGWVPDGAIYAIADVLGIPASDVEGVATFYSQIFRQPVGRHVIRYCDSVVCHITGYQGIQAAIEKKLNIKPGQTTFDGRFTLLPTCCLGNCDKGPTMMIDEDTHSHLTPEAIPDLLEQYK
- the nuoF gene encoding NADH-quinone oxidoreductase subunit NuoF: MKTVIRTAETHPLTWRLRDDKQPVWLDEYRSKNGYEGARKALTGMAPDEIVTAVKDAGLKGRGGAGFSTGLKWSLMPKDESMNIRYLLCNADEMEPGTYKDRLLMEQLPHLLVEGMLISAFALKAYRGYIFLRGEYIEAAQHLRRAIAEATEAGLLGKNILGTGFDFELFVHTGAGRYICGEETALINSLEGRRANPRSKPPFPASSGVWGKPTCVNNVETLCNVPAILANGVEWYQNISTSKDAGTKLMGFSGRVKNPGVWELPFGTTAREILEDYAGGMRDGLKFKAWQPGGAGTDFLTEAHLDLPMEFESIGKAGSRLGTSLAMAVDHEINMVSLVRNLEEFFARESCGWCTPCRDGLPWSVKILRALERGEGQPGDIETLEQLCRFLGPGKTFCAHAPGAVEPLQSAIKYFREEFEAGIKQQFSNTHAINGIQPNLLKTRW